From one Trifolium pratense cultivar HEN17-A07 linkage group LG1, ARS_RC_1.1, whole genome shotgun sequence genomic stretch:
- the LOC123909188 gene encoding serine/threonine-protein kinase TIO, which produces MGSVDKYHVIEIVGEGSFGKVYKGRRKYTGQTVAMKFIMKHGKTEKDLHNLRQEIEILRKLKHENIIQMLDSFETPQEFCVVTEFAQGELFEILEDDKCLPEEQVQAIAKQLVRALHYLHSNRIIHRDMKPQNILIGSGSIVKLCDFGFARAMSTNTVVLRSIKGTPLYMAPELVREQPYNHTVDLWSLGVILYELFVGQPPFYTNSVYALIRHIVKDPVKYPEHMTPNFKSFLKGLLNKAPESRLTWPALLEHPFVKESNDKTEARELREISGSPRDNNITQRVEAKTIQTSTGLEEHIASPLQNETQLNVPNMNKTNTKVLDESPGFSNQNDVGESGCRRLDRLESNSRTAKGAKVIGQDNEALGHVLQPLKRWSKGSQNIVSDQDLPASNQSLRILSNLVAAGVFSSIGQIDEIISELLLFIKYILAMKSAEVFDLLTKGFSITKIFLDNGGSSFSSSYFNHWVELVEIYSQVVTSNNDASGRVLYESSACITVILSKVAQVLRLSQVSGSETLNATANRIIEHAKTSGLVDHLCQCLATSGSSLIAGSSNMLRAASEACRAAWSLINALDTLFNKKSAILFPISALPSHFLKRTEIVDHRQDPLYDEESTKMVDAVTRAFVRSKAVQVAVYYCFHQRIESATICGLQLLSRCCLHSGIVPAVLCGIPSSLPVTTVVSGGGDGTIVSEIFSVLSICSSSLNKDEHSVEPSNTKCKLANPSALIRHSCLILTIIAQYLKSTGRNSAIFMLTNSPKKQLARLSVLAHHVSYDDKTKASFQLQCSSAMLALASILSLESGTLVESPISEIATPLIPRASTLSDHLKFSSGNENEPGPGNFTGKLPYWLGVRDGCVGLVDSKLKLGGPLAIQQLCASGIPLLLIGLLSDVFLNPSQENECLNDRVGLSPIGVVWTISSLCHCLSGGALIFRQILIRNEHVKLVSNLICDVHLKLIKCWTGPGGGRAGVRDIINAVIDLLAFPFVALQNAPGLPSATASVSSGFLLNVGSPGQRVYMEDKDTVKAIEEDMSKYIKILVEVGVPSIILRCLDHMELHDLGKPVAFLAKMVSQRPLAVQLVSKGLLDPNRMRRLFDLSGPKEVLLDTLMIISDLARMDKGFYEYIKGASILEFLKDFLSHEDPNVRAKACSALGNMCRHSALFYSSLARYQIISILIERCSDPDKRTRKFACFAIGNAAYYNDVLYEELRRSIPHLAKLLQVAEEDKTKANAAGALSNLVRNSDRLCGDIVSKGAVQSLLELISDYAVSALNPSRNDSTGESPLKIALFSLAKMCAHPLCRQFMRSSPLFPVIGRLQQSPESSIAKYASVIISKVEP; this is translated from the exons ATATTAAGGAAGTTGAAGCATGAAAATATTATCCAAATGCTTGATTCCTTTGAAACCCCACAAGAGTTTTGTGTAGTCACAGAGTTCGCACAA ggTGAGCTATTTGAGATTCTTGAGGATGATAAATGCCTTCCTGAGGAACAAGTCCAAGCAATTGCAAAGCaattg GTAAGAGCCTTACATTATTTGCATTCCAATCGGATCATCCATCGTGATATGAAGCCCCAAAATATCCTCATTGGTTCCGGATCGATTGTCAAG CTTTGTGATTTTGGATTTGCACGTGCGATGTCCACAAATACAGTTGTTTTGAGATCTATAAAAG GCACTCCATTATACATGGCTCCGGAACTTGTCCGGGAACAACCTTACAACCACACCGTAGATTTATGGTCTCTTGGTGTTATATT GTATGAGTTATTCGTAGGCCAACCACCGTTTTACACAAATTCTGTTTATGCTCTCATCAGACACATTGTTAAG GATCCAGTTAAATATCCTGAACATATGACTCCAAATTTCAAAAGCTTTTTAAAGGGTTTGCTTAACAAG GCACCAGAAAGTAGACTAACTTGGCCGGCTCTTCTTGAACACCCGTTTGTTAAAGAATCTAACGACAAAACTGAAGCCAGG GAATTGCGTGAGATAAGTGGTTCACCAAGGGACAACAATATAACACAAAGGGTTGAAGCTAAAACGATTCAAACTTCAACAG GTTTGGAAGAGCATATTGCTTCACCACTTCAGAATGAAACTCAGTTAAATGTTCCTAACATGAACAAAACCAATACTAAAGTGCTGGATGAGTCTCCTGGATTTTCAAATCAAAATGATGTAGGAGAGTCAG GCTGCCGAAGACTTGACAGACTTGAAAGTAACTCTCGCACTGCCAAAGGTGCAAAAGTAATTGGTCAAGACAATGAGGCATTGGGACATGTTCTACAACCACTGAAACGATGGTCAAAGGGATCTCAAAATATTGTCAG TGATCAAGATCTTCCTGCTTCAAACCAGTCACTGAGAATTCTGTCAAATCTAGTTGCTGCCGGTGTCTTCAGTTCTATTGGACAAATAGATGAAATAATAAGCGAACTCCTTTtgtttatcaaatatattttagcAATGAAATCTGCTGAAGTTTTTGACTTGTTAACAAAG GGCTTCTCTATCACTAAAATTTTCCTAGATAATGGTGGGAGTTCCTTTTCAAGCTCATATTTTAATCACtgggttgaattggttgaaatCTATTCTCAG GTTGTAACTTCGAACAATGATGCATCTGGAAGAGTTCTTTATGAGTCTAGTGCCTGCATTACGGTCATTTTGTCTAAAGTTGCTCAGGTGCTTAGATTATCTCAAGTGTCAGGCTCAGAGACACTGAACGCAACAGCTAACAGAATTATAGAGCATGCAAAAACATCTGGTTTAGTAGACCATTTGTGCCAGTGCTTAGCGACTTCAGGCTCGAGTCTTATTGCTGGTTCTTCCAATATGCTACGGGCTGCTTCTGAAGCATGCAGAGCTGCCTGGTCCTTGATTAATGCTCTGGACAccctttttaataaaaaaagtgcCATTTTGTTTCCAATCAGTGCATTGCCGAGTCATTTTTTGAAGAGGACAGAAATTGTGGATCACAGACAAGATCCCTTGTACGATGAAGAATCAACAAAAATGGTTGATGCAGTGACAAGAGCATTCGTGAGATCCAAAGCTGTTCAGGTTGCTGTGTACTATTGTTTTCATCAGCGCATTGAGTCCGCTACGATTTGTGGTCTTCAG CTTTTGTCTAGGTGCTGCCTCCATAGTGGAATTGTTCCAGCCGTCCTTTGTGGTATTCCCAGTTCGCTTCCTGTGACCACTGTTGttagtggtggtggtgatggaaCAATTGTTTCAGAGATTTTCTCGGTTTTGTCAATATGCAGTTCCTCTCTCAACAAAGATGAACACAGTGTAGAACCAAGTAACACTAAATGCAAATTAGCAAATCCTTCTGCTCTGATTCGTCATTcatgtcttattcttacaataaTTGCACAATATTTGAAGTCAACTGGAAGAAATTCTGCAATTTTTATGCTCACCAACTCACCAAAGAAGCAGCTTGCTCGACTCTCAGTTCTTGCTCATCATGTTTCTTATGATGATAAAACAAAAGCCTCTTTCCAACTTCAATGTTCATCAGCCATGTTGGCTTTGGCATCCATTCTTTCGCTCGAATCTGGGACTTTGGTTGAGTCTCCGATATCTGAAATTGCTACGCCTTTAATTCCTCGAGCTTCTACACTAAGTGATCATCTAAAATTTTCTTCAGGAAATGAAAATGAACCGGGCCCTGGTAATTTTACTGGGAAGCTCCCATATTGGCTAGGGGTAAGAGATGGGTGTGTTGGTCTTGTAGATTCCAAACTCAAGTTGGGAGGACCATTAGCTATTCAGCAGTTGTGTGCAAGTGGTATACCACTACTTCTAATCGGCTTATTAAGCGATGTATTTTTAAATCCTTCTCAAGAAAACGAGTGCCTAAATGATAGAGTTGGATTATCTCCTATAGGCGTTGTGTGGACAATTTCATCATTATGTCATTGTCTCTCTGGTGGTGCTTTGATTTTTCGTCAGATTTTGATTAGGAATGAACATGTTAAGCTTGTATCCAACTTAATATGTGATGTGCATCTTAAATTGATAAAATGCTGGACCGGACCTGGAGGAGGGAGAGCAGGAGTCAGAGATATCATAAATGCAGTCATAGACCTCTTAGCATTTCCTTTTGTTGCTCTTCAAAATGCACCTGGCTTGCCATCAGCCACTGCTTCTGTCAGCAGTGGGTTTCTTCTTAACGTTGGTTCCCCTGGTCAGAGAGTTTACATGGAAGATAAGGATACAGTTAAGGCAATAGAAGAAGACATGAGCAAATACATTAAGATCCTCGTGGAG GTTGGTGTGCCTAGTATTATCCTTCGATGCCTCGATCATATGGAGTTGCACGATTTGGGCAAGCCTGTGGCTTTCCTTGCTAAAATGGTGTCCCAGCGACCTTTAGCAGTTCAACTTGTGAGTAAAGGTCTTTTGGATCCAAATAGAATGAGAAGGTTGTTTGACTTGTCTGGGCCAAAAGAGGTTTTGCTGGATACTCTTATGATAATTTCCGATCTTGCTCGTATGGACAAG GGATTCTATGAGTACATTAAAGGTGCTTCTATTTTGGAGTTCTTAAAAGATTTTCTTTCACACGAGGATCCGAATGTGCGTGCCAAAGCTTGCAGTGCTCTCGGTAATATGTGTCGCCACAGTGCCCTGTTTTACAGTTCTCTT GCAAGATATCAAATTATTAGTATCCTCATTGAAAGATGCTCTGATCCGGACAAACGAACAAGGAAGTTTGCTTGTTTTGCT ATTGGAAATGCGGCTTACTACAATGACGTGTTGTATGAAGAGTTGAGGAGGTCGATTCCTCATTTGGCCAAATTGTTGCAAGTGGCAGAGGAAGACAAAACCAAGGCAAATGCTGCAGGTGCACTTAGCAATCTGGTTCGCAACTCTGACAGACTTTGTGGAGACATTGTGTCTAAAGGAGCAGTTCAG TCTCTTCTGGAGTTAATTTCCGATTATGCAGTATCCGCTCTAAATCCAAGCAGAAATGATTCAACAGGCGAGTCTCCTTTAAAGATTGCTCTCTTTTCCTTGGCAAAGATGTGTGCCCATCCACTCTGCAGACAGTTCATGCGTTCATCACCTTTGTTCCCTGTAATTGGAAGGCTTCAGCAGTCTCCAGAATCATCCATTGCCAAATATGCATCTGTGATTATTAGCAAAGTTGAACCTTGA